The Candidatus Desulfatibia profunda genome has a segment encoding these proteins:
- a CDS encoding dihydropteroate synthase, whose translation MIIVGEKINASLPAANAIIYQQDDRKLVELAQEQVHAGVDFIDVNVATGVGSRDDEIAAVQWAVETIQKTMDTPLCIDSADRAVLEAALEVNGDRPVMINSTKAEDDNLKEIIPLAVHYNASLVALAMDQDGIPKTVKDRLLACEKIADACRTFGLSLENVYFDPLVLPVSTDIRQGRVSLDTLAAIKKEFPTAKTVMGLSNVSYGLPERARLNIAFLHMAVFAGLDAAIMDPFDRDLTAAVRTAEALIGKDRYCRRYTRAFRNK comes from the coding sequence ATGATTATCGTCGGTGAAAAAATCAATGCCAGCCTGCCGGCTGCCAACGCGATCATTTACCAACAGGATGACCGTAAACTTGTGGAGCTGGCCCAGGAACAGGTTCATGCAGGGGTTGACTTTATTGATGTGAACGTGGCGACCGGAGTTGGGTCCCGGGATGATGAGATTGCAGCCGTCCAGTGGGCCGTCGAAACCATCCAAAAAACAATGGACACCCCGCTTTGTATCGACAGCGCCGACCGGGCCGTACTGGAAGCAGCCCTTGAGGTCAACGGTGACAGGCCCGTTATGATCAACTCTACCAAAGCCGAAGATGACAACCTAAAAGAGATTATACCTTTGGCGGTTCACTACAACGCCTCCCTGGTTGCGCTGGCGATGGATCAAGACGGTATCCCCAAGACCGTCAAAGACCGTCTGCTCGCTTGTGAAAAAATTGCCGATGCCTGCCGAACATTCGGGCTGTCGCTGGAGAATGTTTATTTCGACCCCCTGGTGCTTCCCGTCAGCACGGATATCCGGCAAGGCCGCGTCTCTTTAGATACCTTGGCTGCCATTAAAAAAGAATTCCCCACAGCCAAAACCGTTATGGGTCTTTCCAACGTGTCGTATGGTCTTCCGGAACGGGCCAGGCTGAATATCGCCTTTCTGCATATGGCGGTCTTTGCCGGTCTCGATGCCGCGATCATGGATCCGTTTGATCGCGATTTGACAGCAGCGGTCCGAACCGCCGAGGCGCTTATTGGAAAAGATCGGTATTGTCGACGCTA